The genomic DNA ggaaaagctaagatatgaaaaggaggcgacaggatggtggtggtgatgaagatgtgtgatgtttggactgtggagagatccagaattagctggcaaaaaaaattgtcaagactttatgTTTAATCCTTTTAGTTTTCTTAAGTGTCATTATAagttgagactgtatttaagtttattccgcacttgtaattagtttacttttattatttgtggagtgatgtagttggttgcttttgctagagtagttgctttggttatagtgtgattttattactacgtggttgtgaaaaatgtgttccagtcgcctgtggctgcgtatatattgtttgtattatggatttagtcaccggtacaggggagactctgccgaaatttttcggtaggaattcctctggggctgtgataaatctaagtgttgctaatattagcataagtgacactagtaagtagagtatagataggtaatggtcgcccgtagtagtagtagtaagaagggtgggtcgttacaaaatcgctagcctcttgtgttggtatttcaggatccatacaaagaacacaaactaattaatatGAAGCGgaaataattaattagttatacctttctttgtagcttaaagacctcttgatcttctgttgtattcctctcctcctcttggacgttgtgtgaccgatgatctaccaagatgaaatccacccgaaccacttcatCTCCTCCAAGAAAATCTAGCCACCAAGGAataccaaaataggaaactttcttctcttccttcttcctctccaagtaacTGGCCACTAAGGATTTTCCCATCCTTAATGTGTTGTCGACCCTAAGGAAGcacaagaagaaagagagaaaatccggccaccaaggagaatagaagagagaTGCCGACCCTAAGGGAGCAAGGAAAAATAGGGGTCAGccacacaaggagaagaagaggagcttagAAATTGTATTTACCATGAGGctccctctacctctcttttataatccttggtcatggcaaaaaagaaaattttaataacaattaaatctctctcttttaaatttcctattatggatgccacaaaaggaaagttttaaaaaattaatctctctcttttaacattgtagatgactaaaaaaaggaaagattaaaattaaaacttctcttttaaatcatggttacaaaaaagaaaagttttatcaaaattaaaatatctcttttaaagaaaaattttaaaatttaaaactctcttttaaaactatgtagatggctataaaaggaaagattttaacaaaaataaaatcttccttttattcctttagttgatgctaaaaaggaaagtttaaaacaaaattaaaacttccttttaatccaaTCATGGCCGACCATCACTTGgtcaacaaaaaaggaaaaactttaaaattaaaatcttctcttttaaatccctttgtggatagctataaaaggaaagattttaaaattaaaattcttcttttaaatcccttcatggatggctataaaaggaaagattttaacaaaaataaaatctcccttttaattTCTTGTGGCTGACcccttgggcaccaagcaaggcttggccgaccacatcttggacaccaaaatATGCTTGGGccagccacatcttggacaccaagatgtgcttggccGGCCCTATCATGGGCTAGAAGATGGGCTtgggtggatacaaggctttatagaggttacaacagggaccgagaggaggaattggttttggtctcccgatgagcttgagcttcctgtgttcgccctgaatacccaactcaagttcatcaataataactcataccactaaagagttattattgcactaccgcaccaatcccatattacattatgggctccttcttatcatgagtgcattaatctccttgtgtttaagatatcaaatgcccgctaattaaatgagttactgacaactcacttaattaatatctagctccaagagtagtaccactcagcttcattgtcatgccggactaagtccacctgcagggtttacatgataatccttatgagctctttaagggggcatcatcaaccaaGATTACtacgacacagtttccttctataatcaacaacacaccatataaataatattatttcccaacttatcgggcctattgatttaacggaataaatctcactcattgataaattaaagaaataaatactaagtatatgtgcttgttattatatcgggattaagagtacacacatccataataacagaggttttgttcttttatgtagtcagtataaaaagaaacaacctcaaatggtcctactcaatacacacatagtatactaatgttattttatagtcaagataaactaataccaaattacactacaaccattccaatggtttatccctatccatcttagttgtgagctactatttataatttataaggaactgataacatgatattctgtgtgacaccacacaccatgttatctacaatataaattaaatggactactacatttaactaaatgcagacatttgactaatgtggttattatttcaaaataaatgttcatacaaaaagctagacttttaatatacattctaacaggacatgcccgagatcagcttcgggccccgaGACTTAGAGGGAGTAGAGATCCCTCATGACGATGCTCTCATCATCTGAGTGGTGATCGCCAACTACAACATTCACCAGGTTTTTGTGGATACATGGAGTTCGGTGAATATAATCTTCAAGAAGGCCTTTGATAAGCTCCAGATCGATCGAGGCAAGTTGCTCCCTATGACGCCCCCGCAATACGGGTTAACAGGCAATGAAGTTTTACCAATAGACCAAACGAGGTTGGCCATCTCGCTCAAaaaggagccgctcaggaggacgaggaccatgaacttcatcgtggtggatgcgctgtcagcctacaatgtcatcctaggctgaccgaccctcaacgagttccgagcagTAGTCTCTACATACTGCAAAAAGATCAAGTTCCTAGTCGACGATCGGGTTGGAGAAGTTCAGGGTGACAAACTGACCACTCGGTGCTGCTaagtcgagatggtcaagacagAGGCAAGAGCCGTTCGGAAGAACCCGTGTATTTAGGTAAACGCTATTACTGAAAAACCTCCTACCCTTGTctacgaagaaaaagaggaagtccaTATCCATCCCAGCTGGGTGGAAGCAACTACCTTCATAGCTGCCGACCTAGAAGCCAAGTagaaggcagagttggtcgcTTGCCTCCAAtagaatcatgatgtgttcgcatgGTCGATGCATGAGCTTCCTGGAATCTCCCCGAGTGTGgcacagcatgagcttcatgtccggCTGGAAGCTCGAccagtaaagaaaagaaagagggaTTTCAGCATCGAGCAGAATCTGATCATCCGATCGGAGATTGAGAAACTGTTGGAAGCCGGCCATATTTGagaagttcaattcccgagctggctcgctaaCATCATGTTGGTCTTTAAGCTGGGCAACAAATGGCGAGTTTGCATTAATTTTCGTGATCTAAATAAGGCGtacccaaaggacttctacccaCTACCTAagatcgaccagatggtggactctaccgCAGGGTGCAAGTTGATCTGCATGCTTGATGCCTACTAGGGCTATcaccaggtgccgctcgcccgcgaagatcgaaaaaggtcagcttcatcacgacCGATGGGacgtactgctacaatgtcatgtcatTCGGACTCAAGAACTCTGGGACCACTTATTAAatgctgatgaacaaagtgtttcgATGGTAGATCAGCCGTAACATGGAGAtatacgtcgatgacatattgataaaatccctccgagctgctgGCCTATGCATAGATATCGAGGAGACCTGCCAGAGGCTCAGGACTTATGGAATTAAGCTAAATCCGAGCAAGTGTCTATTCGATGCGAAGAGTGGTCACTTCATGGGATACATCATCACCGAGTGGGGCATCGAGGCGAACCCAAGCAAAGTTAAAGATTTGCAAGACATGCCGGTGCCTCGAAATTTGAAGGAACCTCAATGACTCACCGGTCGGATCACAGCGCTgtctagattcatctccaaatcttCCAATGGGAGCTTGTCGTTCTTCAAGATGCTATGCCAAGCGacaaagtttcaatgggacgcaGAATGTGACCAAGCGTTCGAGGAGCTCAAAGAGTACCTCAACTCCTTGCTTGTCCTAGCTAAGCAATGTGTCGGTGAACCTCTCTGGATATACCTATCCTCTATAGAGCATGCGGTCGATTCGACTTTAATTAGGTAGAACAACGAAGAACAACTTGTGTACTTTTTTAACCATATATTAAAAGACGctgagtcccgctacactggtcttgagaagTTAGCCTATGCATTAGTTCTCGCCTTACAGAGACTTCGCCCGTCCTTCCTGGCACACTTGATAATTGTGATGACCAACAGTGCCTTAGGCAGAGTCCTCTTCAATCCCGAGGCATCCGGGAggttgatcaaatggatgacGGAGCTCAGTAAGTTAGACATCCAGTACCAACCCCGAACGACTATCAAAGCACAATCCTTGGTGGATTTCGTTACCGAGGTCTAGAGCCCAGAAACAGAAGTTGTTTGGAAGATATACGTGGATGGTTCATCCACTTGGCAAGGAAGTGACTTCGGCGTATTGCTCATCTTGCCACAAGAGGACCGGATGCAGCTATCCCTCTAGCTGGACTATAGAGCCACCAACAACGAAGCTAAATATGAGGCATTGATATCCAAtttacaagctgctcggcatgttggagccatcaaagtcctcatccactcggactcttaGCTGGTCGCTCAGCAGTTGTCCgggacattcgagataagtaacGCCTGACTCAAGCTCTATGCCAGGGCCTTCGAAAAACTGAAGTCCAATTTTCAGGAGGTTGttatacaaaagatcccccgatCAGAGAATCAGGCTGCAGATGAGCTGGCCAAGTTAGCCAGTGCACTGTCATCGATCGTCATAAACCAGCCgatcaaacaagtatcgctaaTGGGGCATATTTATAGGATGGAAGGGATAGCCTTCCCGAGTGACTCGAGAATGACTCTAATAGAGTTCCTGTGGTCGGGAGCCACATCGTCCGATCAGGAGGAGTCTCACCTACTGAGGAGAAAGGTCAGACGATTCACCCTGGTCTGGGATCAGCTatataagaaggctttctccaGGCTTCTACTCAAGTGCATCGAATCGGAGGATGTTGAATGCATCTTGCGAGAGGTGCACCAAGGATCCTGTGGAGGACATTCAGGCGACCGTTCATTGGTGCAAAAGATACTGTTGACCGACCCTCCAAGTAGACGCCGCCCGGACGGTGGCGACTTGCTtgtcttgccaaaagtatcatagCCTCTCGTATCGACCGACCGAGGAATTGAAGGCGTCCACGATATcttgcccattcgaccaatggggaatggacatCATAGGGTCATTCCCCATGGCGATTGGTCAACGGAAATTCCTGCTCATGGTGGTAGATTACTTCTCGAAGTGGGTAGAGGCCGAGTCGCTCGCAAGGATAACCGAGCAAATGGTCATGAAGTTCATCTGACAACACATTATATGCCAGTTTGGCATCCCACATAAGCTCGTATCAAATAATTGGAGGTAGTTTGTCGGTCAGAAACTCAGAGAGTGGTGCGAAGGATATGGCATCCAGCAAGCCTTCACCATCGTGGCTTACCCTCAGAGCAACAGAAAAGCtaaagtcgccaatcgggagatccttcgAATAttacgcgctcggctcgaccacgcagGAGGTAGCTGGGTCGACAAGCTCCCAAGCGTATTGTGGCCAAtccgcacaaccccaaaggaagGTATCAGTGCAACTCACTTCCACCTAGTGTACGGCGGCGAGGCAGTCGTCCCCGTAGAAGTaggagtggaatctgatcgggtGCAACATTACAATGAAGAAAACTCCGAGCGGAGgctcatggagctcgacttggtcgACGAAGCTCAAGACAAAGCAGTCGTTCGCCTAACAacgtaccggcagagaatgaagtaGAACTATAACCAAAGAGTGATCCTGAGATCCTTCCATTATTTCTTTTGGAAGAAAGTGAAACCGATCGACAATGCCACCAAACTTGAAGCCCCATGGGCAGGGCCCTTCAAGGTTATGGAAAAACTCCGTTCGGGAGCCTACTATCTGGAagatgaagaaggaagaaggctcgaGCGGTCGTGGAGAgcaaatcatctccaaccctaccggtccggatgaaaggtgcacgagtAAATACACGCACTATTGAATGTACTTTGGAATGCCCTCTGTAAATGCAGGATAAGAATAAAAACAAGGTTTTTAAACTATTCGTTGAACGGCGTGTCtacaccaatggtcgagcggtgaccttaaactccttTCCATATCAAActatcgagtggcgacgttaaacgcgggtCCACGTCAAATCatcgagcagcgacattaaaaccttgtctccatcggtggtcgagcggcgaccttaaacccaataCTATGTCAAATTGTCGAGCGGCAATATTAAAACCTTGTCtctatcgacggtcgagcgacgaccttaaacccgagactTTGTCAAATCGTCGAGAGGCGATATTAAAActttgtctccatcgacggttgagcggcgaccttaaacccgggacttcatcaaatcatcgagcggcgtcGATAAACTCGAGCCTACGCAAGTCATTGAACTATTGACTGCAAATAGGGGTTGCCCTAAGGCTCCCAAGTCTCAGATAAATGACCTGTTCAGAAGCATGTACCATAATAGTTGGGACTTCACATAATTCAGAGAGCAAAATAGATTGAGCGGGTGCATACACAGACCATTTCTGATCAGATGAGTTATGAGGCTACGATACGATGGAAAGAAAGTGAAAAAACAAGTTTAATAAGATAACGCTCAGCCGAATGGGAAAGCATGCATTACTACTTTTAATGTGCAGGGATTACAAAGATAAAAGCTTCACCGAACAGGCGAGCATACAttgaaatttcaaaaaattttacaTTGCACTCAGCCTCACTCAAGGTAATCCAGGGCGTTGTCCGACAGTGACTCGGTCAGCTTGTCACGGTTGATGACATTGCCCGTCAGATCGGCGGGAATGTGACCGCCTTCCTTGAGTTGTTGGAGAGTCCTGTCGATTGCCATGTCAAAGAGCCGAAGAGCCCGGTCGATGACTTTGTTGTTGAATGCATCCAAGATGATGTAATTCTTTTTCATTACCTCAAACCAGCTCGATTCTGCATCCTGATAGATCTTCATCATCGTTCACGAACCCTCCAACTCATCCTAATTGGTCATTTTTAGCTCGACATCTTTGGTGGCGAGCTGCCTCGGAGAGTAGTCTCCTCAACCAACTGACTGTTTCGCTCGGTCACCAGAAAATCTTCGACCTCCTTCAGTTTTTGGGTGAGAGACTGGGCTTCCTGGTTCTTCAAGTCAAGGCTTGTAATGGCCCGGTTCTTCCTCGCAGTGGCCGACTCTATCTTCTTGTCAAAGGTGGCGACCTGCTTGTTGAGCCGAGCCACCAGCGCCTCCTGCTCTGCACTTTTACCCCGCTCAGCTTCAAGAAGTTTATTGCGTTTTTCTAGATCGACCTTCGGTTTGGCCACTTCTTGCTAGTGGGAAGGGGCTTGGTTGCTAGTGGCCTTCAATTACTTGAACTCCTCTTCCAAAAATACGAGCCTGTGGCATATGGTCAAGCTCTCTACCCAGTACTACAGATGAGCAAGAATAGGTTATCACCGATCGGAGGTATATTATGAATTTACATTAAAATACTTACTCTAGTGGACATTTGGGTATGGCTGTTCATGAGTGCGCCTGGAGGTATCATCGTCGTGCGACCTCGGGCTTCCTCCCATATCTGGGCAAGAGACCCTTGTATGATAATCTAACGCTCGGGTGCCCGAGATGCGGGGCTCGACTCACTGTAGTCTGCGGTGGGCAGATGGAGGATTATAGTGATGCAATGCCGACCACTTGGGACTGATTGTGATGAGGTCGCTCGGTCGGATGGGCCAAACACGGACACCGTGTGAATGCCAAATTTCTGAACCTTAGAGGGTGGTGGCATAAAAGCCACTAGCGAAGCGGCTGCGGTCCCCTGTGGTAGCTCAGTCAATGACAGAGTCTGATCAGACAAGGAAGCCTCTGCAGTTGCCAGGATAGGAGCATGGGTCAAAGTCTTGACCCACTCGGCCGATCGCGCTCTTGAAGTGACGGAGGACGACGAGGCACCGATTTGGCGCCTCTTTCACTGGTTCAAAGGCACGTCGGAGGAGGCCGAGCCTGATGGTTCATCCACCAGGATACTTTGGTGCCGCTCGGACGGCGGATGCGGTCCTGCAGCCTCTGCTCTGCTCGGCGTGTGGCTAGCATCACCACCGCTCACCAGGGCGATTGTAGCCTCGCCTTCATCCTGGGGCTCATGGGAGTCGACCCACTGCAAGTCGCGACTCACTAGCTCCTCCACAGCAGCCGCATTGATTGTGACATCTTTCAGCTTCGCTTTGTTGGACAGATGAGTGCGTAGCATGACTTCGGCTgtaaaaaaggatgaaaaatcagttagcatcaaagggAATAGTGAAAGAAActtcatacctaggctggtcggtagttaaaagcccttcttggtgtccaagagggggccgacccatggcttggtgaccaagccataggggttggctaattccttctcaaaggggtcggccctttgcttggtgtccaagcaaagaggggtcgaccacaataaattcaaataggaggggtgttttgaatttttaaaatcttctctttttataaatctacaagttttaaaagagagattttaaaattaaaaactttccttatttgaattatgccacatggtttaaaagaaagtttgaaagtttgaaaactttccttttttaaccatcctcatggtttttagaaaaaaggaagataagttttaaatttgaaactttctatttttgtaaccatgttataaaaagaaattttagaagggaagttttaaattttaaaacttggttttaaattttaaaactttccttttttaacttccacaataggaaagagagattgtaaaattttataagaggatttcttcttttataaaattttataaaaaaaatttttctccttgatgatgtggtcggccacccttgcttggtgcccaaccaaggggccggccaatcaatccatgattgataattgaatcaatcaagagcaaagaaaatgaaaaataaaaagggaaaaggaaaaataagaggatgattttaatttttgtaaaaaatcattccttatttgccttgagcaagtaatataaaagaaggggatgAGAGGCCTCATGAATTATcaattctattattttctctcttctctttagtcttctcctaagggtcgacccttgcttctcttcacgctagggccgaccacctcttgtggATACTTTGTGTGGccagatacaaagagaaggagaagaagaagagaagtagggattgcatcttttgttattctattgcttgtgtggccggatctctcccctttcctttccccttgctctctttggttccttggtggtggtggtggtcgaatactaaagaaggaggagaagcttttgggttgtgttcatcttggaggatcgtcgcccacacaatgttcaagaggaggcgaggaatatggcagaagatcttaaggttattagcatacaaagaaaaggtataactaataattgttttccgcatcatgctagttatttttctttgtaagaattccaaacacaagaggcattagattctagtttttcgaatttgtaattcgagttgtgttttttttatttttcgaatttgtgattcgattattcttttcagttaaacctaatgttattttaggaaattaaatattgaatttctattaaaggctttgtcgaggtaatggtg from Zingiber officinale cultivar Zhangliang chromosome 4A, Zo_v1.1, whole genome shotgun sequence includes the following:
- the LOC121972237 gene encoding uncharacterized protein LOC121972237, with product MAIGQRKFLLMVVDYFSKWVEAESLARITEQMKLREWCEGYGIQQAFTIVAYPQSNRKAKVANREILRILRARLDHAGGSWVDKLPSVLWPIRTTPKEGISATHFHLVYGGEAVVPVEVGVESDRVQHYNEENSERRLMELDLVDEAQDKAVVRLTTYRQRMK